From Verrucomicrobia bacterium S94, the proteins below share one genomic window:
- a CDS encoding thiol peroxidase, whose amino-acid sequence MASITLKGNPVNTVGELPAAGSEAPAFSAVKTDLSECALSDLSGKKVVLNIFPSIDTGVCAMSTTKFNAEAGKLDNTVVLCVSVDLPFALGRFCGAEGLEDVIPVSVFRNPEFGNGYGVTILDGPLKGLLSRAVVVIDEAGKVVYTEQVPEITQEPNYDAALAAL is encoded by the coding sequence ATGGCTTCAATTACTTTAAAAGGCAATCCCGTTAACACCGTAGGCGAACTCCCTGCCGCAGGCTCAGAGGCTCCGGCCTTCTCTGCCGTGAAAACCGACCTTTCCGAATGCGCACTCAGCGATCTTTCGGGAAAAAAGGTTGTACTCAACATATTCCCCAGCATCGACACCGGCGTATGCGCCATGTCGACCACCAAATTCAATGCTGAAGCCGGCAAACTCGATAATACCGTTGTACTCTGTGTTTCGGTTGACCTCCCCTTCGCGCTCGGCCGCTTCTGCGGAGCAGAAGGTCTTGAGGATGTCATACCGGTATCAGTCTTCCGCAACCCCGAATTCGGGAACGGCTATGGCGTAACCATTCTGGACGGCCCCCTTAAAGGGCTCCTGTCGCGGGCTGTCGTGGTCATCGACGAAGCCGGAAAAGTCGTCTACACCGAACAGGTGCCCGAAATTACTCAGGAACCGAACTACGACGCCGCGCTGGCCGCACTTTAA
- a CDS encoding Hsp20/alpha crystallin family protein — translation MFHPVKRNSSIVYADPFAHIFESFFGDSARSLPAVENSLSPQFEIVEMDDAFSVVTELPGIGKEQIEIVVDNDVLTVKGEKKAEEKTEEKNYLYCTRQYGSFERKFQLPDSVDQEAIKAHYENGVLTLNLPKKPEAVKPAPRKIEVK, via the coding sequence ATGTTCCATCCAGTAAAAAGAAACAGCAGCATTGTATACGCTGATCCCTTCGCGCATATCTTCGAATCCTTTTTCGGAGATTCCGCGCGCAGCCTGCCGGCCGTTGAAAACAGCCTGTCTCCGCAGTTCGAAATTGTGGAAATGGATGATGCTTTTTCCGTGGTGACCGAACTTCCGGGCATCGGAAAAGAGCAGATTGAAATTGTGGTGGACAACGATGTCCTGACGGTGAAGGGCGAAAAGAAAGCTGAAGAAAAGACCGAAGAGAAAAACTATCTCTACTGCACCCGTCAGTACGGTTCGTTTGAGCGGAAGTTCCAGCTGCCGGATTCCGTGGATCAGGAAGCGATCAAGGCTCATTATGAAAACGGTGTGCTGACGCTGAATCTCCCGAAAAAACCGGAAGCAGTGAAACCCGCACCGCGGAAGATTGAAGTGAAATAA
- a CDS encoding citrate synthase, whose protein sequence is MSDKKATLEYDGKKIELDTIIGTENEVGIDITSLRAKTGMITLDPGFGNTGSCTSEITFINGEKGILKYRGYAIEELAEKSTFMETAFLVLYGHLPTREELDKFEAGIGSEATLHYGMKGHFDGFPDNAPPMAVLSAMLNVLSCYNTDLLTTATEGPAFELPATKIISKVRAIAAWAYRTSIGKPFMPPRPDLSYSANFLHMMFSETFNMYEVHPDVERALDLFLILHADHEQNCSTSTVRMVGSSHASLFSAVSAGVGALWGPLHGGANCEVIKMLTRIHDEGISPHDFVEKAKDKNSPEKLMGFGHRVYKSFDPRAKILKGQVDNVLKALNIQDPLLDIAYELEEMARSEDYFIERNLYPNVDFYSGILLRAIGIPVNMFTVLFAIGRMPGWVSHWREMHVQSLRISRPRQVYTGETQQKYVPVEER, encoded by the coding sequence ATGAGCGATAAAAAAGCAACCCTTGAGTATGACGGTAAAAAAATCGAACTCGATACGATTATCGGAACGGAAAATGAAGTCGGTATCGATATTACATCTCTGCGGGCCAAAACCGGCATGATTACCCTGGACCCAGGGTTCGGCAACACCGGGTCGTGTACTTCTGAAATCACGTTTATTAACGGTGAAAAAGGCATTCTGAAATATCGGGGTTATGCGATTGAGGAGCTTGCGGAAAAGTCGACCTTTATGGAGACGGCTTTTTTAGTGCTTTACGGGCATCTTCCGACCCGGGAGGAGCTGGATAAGTTCGAAGCCGGTATCGGTTCGGAGGCTACGCTGCACTATGGTATGAAAGGTCATTTTGACGGCTTTCCGGATAATGCGCCGCCGATGGCGGTGCTTTCCGCTATGCTGAATGTGCTTTCCTGCTACAATACCGATTTACTGACCACTGCAACAGAAGGCCCGGCTTTTGAACTTCCGGCGACCAAAATTATCTCCAAAGTCCGTGCAATTGCGGCGTGGGCCTACCGGACCTCGATCGGAAAACCGTTTATGCCGCCGCGGCCGGACCTGAGCTACAGTGCGAACTTTCTGCATATGATGTTTTCCGAAACGTTTAATATGTATGAAGTGCATCCGGATGTGGAACGTGCGCTGGATCTCTTCCTGATTCTGCATGCGGACCATGAGCAGAACTGTTCCACGTCCACAGTGCGTATGGTCGGTTCGTCCCATGCCAGTCTTTTCAGTGCGGTATCTGCCGGGGTCGGTGCTCTCTGGGGGCCGCTGCACGGAGGAGCCAACTGCGAAGTCATCAAAATGCTTACCCGGATTCACGACGAGGGCATCAGTCCGCATGATTTTGTGGAAAAGGCGAAAGATAAAAACTCGCCGGAAAAACTGATGGGTTTCGGTCATCGGGTATACAAGAGTTTCGATCCCCGGGCAAAGATTCTGAAGGGACAGGTGGATAATGTGCTGAAAGCGCTGAATATTCAGGATCCGTTGCTGGATATTGCCTATGAGCTCGAAGAAATGGCCCGTTCTGAAGATTATTTCATTGAGCGGAATCTTTATCCGAACGTGGACTTTTACAGTGGTATTCTGCTGCGGGCGATTGGAATTCCGGTGAATATGTTTACGGTACTGTTTGCTATCGGCCGTATGCCGGGCTGGGTTTCGCACTGGCGTGAAATGCATGTGCAGAGTCTGCGTATCAGCCGGCCGCGTCAGGTCTATACCGGAGAGACCCAGCAGAAGTATGTTCCGGTTGAAGAACGGTAA
- the sucD gene encoding succinate--CoA ligase subunit alpha, producing MAILVDKDSKIIVQGITGSEGSFHAGQCLEYGNNVVGGVTPGKGGRTALDGRVPVFNTCAEARKATGADVSLIFVPPPFAADAIMEAAASGIELIVCITEGIPVAQMVEVKAFVEKTGSRFIGPNCPGILTPEGAKVGIMPGFIARKGTVGVISKSGTLTYEAVDQLVQQGLGQSTCIGIGGDPIIGTTMKDLLEMFENDPETEAIVMIGEIGGSMEIEAAQYAKEHVSKPVVGFIAGQTAPPGRRMGHAGAIVSGADESAAAKKKLMAECGIRVVESPADIGRMVKEALIN from the coding sequence ATGGCGATTTTAGTAGATAAAGATTCAAAGATCATCGTGCAGGGCATCACCGGGTCGGAAGGTTCGTTTCATGCGGGGCAATGTCTTGAATACGGAAATAACGTGGTCGGCGGTGTAACGCCGGGAAAAGGCGGCCGGACCGCACTCGACGGTAGGGTTCCGGTTTTCAATACCTGTGCGGAGGCGCGGAAAGCAACCGGTGCAGATGTTTCCCTGATTTTTGTTCCGCCGCCGTTCGCGGCGGATGCGATTATGGAAGCTGCCGCATCCGGTATTGAGCTGATTGTCTGTATTACCGAAGGTATTCCGGTGGCTCAGATGGTTGAGGTGAAGGCGTTTGTGGAAAAAACCGGGTCCCGTTTCATTGGTCCGAACTGCCCGGGGATTCTGACTCCCGAAGGGGCCAAGGTCGGCATCATGCCCGGTTTTATTGCCCGGAAGGGAACGGTGGGCGTGATTTCAAAGTCCGGCACGCTGACATATGAGGCGGTGGATCAGCTGGTTCAGCAGGGGCTGGGGCAGTCCACCTGCATCGGGATCGGCGGCGATCCGATCATTGGAACAACCATGAAGGATCTGCTCGAAATGTTTGAGAACGATCCGGAAACCGAGGCCATTGTGATGATTGGGGAAATCGGCGGATCGATGGAAATTGAAGCGGCGCAGTATGCGAAAGAGCATGTTTCCAAGCCGGTCGTTGGGTTTATTGCCGGCCAGACGGCACCGCCCGGCCGCCGGATGGGGCACGCCGGCGCTATTGTTTCCGGTGCGGATGAATCGGCGGCGGCTAAGAAGAAGTTGATGGCCGAATGCGGAATCCGTGTGGTAGAATCGCCCGCCGACATCGGCCGTATGGTGAAAGAGGCCCTGATAAATTAA
- a CDS encoding ADP-forming succinate--CoA ligase subunit beta, translated as MKIHEFQAKQLLKKYDIPIQDGVTIEDLSQAESALDQVSTEFGASTFAIKAQIHAGGRGKGGGVKFSPDRESALENIRNILGMTLVTPQTGAEGQPVKKVMVAQGFDMDRLFYVAITLDRASGMDVFMVSTEGGVEIEEVAKTSPEKIVKETVRPGFGLRPFQARNLVLALGLEGPAAKQAAGIFQNLYRLYRDLDCSIVEINPLITTPDGDLVALDAKINFDDNALYLHPDVEAMRDLDEEDPAEVEAGKYHLNYIKLDGNVGCMVNGAGLAMATMDIIKQRGGSPANFLDVGGGANVETVKNGFRIILSDPNVKAVLINIFGGIVRCDRIANGIIEAVKDLNLNVPVVVRLAGTNADVAKELLAGSGVDLISADNFEDAAVKVVEAAGL; from the coding sequence ATGAAGATACATGAGTTTCAGGCGAAACAGCTCCTGAAAAAATACGACATTCCGATACAGGACGGCGTAACGATTGAAGATCTGTCGCAGGCGGAATCCGCACTGGATCAGGTCAGCACCGAATTCGGTGCGTCAACGTTTGCAATTAAAGCCCAGATTCATGCCGGCGGACGTGGAAAAGGCGGCGGGGTTAAATTTTCGCCCGATCGCGAAAGTGCGCTTGAAAACATCAGAAACATCCTGGGAATGACGCTGGTCACGCCCCAGACCGGAGCCGAAGGGCAGCCGGTTAAAAAAGTGATGGTTGCGCAGGGGTTCGATATGGACCGGCTGTTTTATGTGGCCATTACGCTCGACCGTGCAAGCGGTATGGATGTCTTCATGGTCTCTACCGAAGGGGGCGTGGAAATCGAAGAGGTTGCGAAAACCTCTCCTGAAAAAATTGTGAAGGAAACCGTGCGGCCGGGATTTGGTCTGCGTCCTTTCCAGGCCCGCAATCTTGTGCTGGCGCTGGGTCTTGAGGGGCCGGCGGCAAAACAGGCAGCCGGTATTTTTCAGAATCTGTACAGACTCTACCGCGATCTGGATTGCTCCATTGTCGAAATCAATCCACTGATTACAACGCCGGACGGCGATCTGGTTGCCCTTGATGCAAAAATTAATTTCGATGACAATGCGCTGTATCTGCACCCGGATGTGGAGGCGATGCGCGATCTTGATGAAGAGGATCCGGCCGAAGTTGAAGCCGGGAAATATCACCTGAACTATATTAAACTCGACGGAAACGTCGGATGCATGGTGAACGGCGCCGGTCTGGCCATGGCCACGATGGACATCATTAAACAGCGGGGCGGTTCGCCGGCCAATTTTCTGGATGTCGGCGGCGGTGCAAATGTGGAAACTGTTAAAAACGGATTCCGTATTATTCTTTCCGACCCGAATGTAAAAGCGGTTCTGATTAATATTTTCGGCGGAATTGTCCGCTGTGACCGTATTGCCAACGGGATTATCGAAGCCGTAAAAGATCTCAATCTGAATGTTCCGGTGGTGGTTCGTCTGGCGGGCACCAATGCGGATGTGGCGAAAGAGCTGTTGGCCGGTTCCGGGGTTGATCTGATTTCTGCGGATAATTTTGAAGATGCGGCGGTGAAAGTGGTCGAGGCTGCCGGGCTCTGA
- a CDS encoding succinate dehydrogenase/fumarate reductase iron-sulfur subunit, whose protein sequence is MSKQINLTLKVWRQSKGEAGRFETYEAKNIDTDASFLEMLDVVNDELTVKGIEPIAFEHDCREGICGCCGALVNGKTHGSHDRTTLCQLHMRHFEDGQELVIEPFRADAFPVLKDLIVDRSGLDEIITEGGYVAVKTGNAPEASTTPIKKELAEAAMDAAECIGCGACVASCPNGSAMLFTSAKVSQYALLPQGHPERAKRVKAMVSKMDELGFGNCSNEYECAVACPKGIDVKNIARLNREFIKHGFKS, encoded by the coding sequence ATGTCTAAGCAAATTAATCTTACACTGAAAGTATGGCGCCAGAGCAAAGGAGAAGCTGGGCGCTTCGAAACCTATGAAGCGAAGAATATCGATACCGATGCTTCGTTTCTGGAAATGCTCGATGTGGTGAACGATGAGCTCACCGTTAAAGGCATTGAACCGATTGCGTTCGAGCACGACTGCCGCGAAGGGATCTGCGGCTGCTGCGGGGCGCTGGTGAACGGTAAAACACACGGATCGCATGATCGCACGACACTGTGCCAGCTGCATATGCGCCATTTTGAAGATGGTCAGGAACTGGTGATTGAGCCGTTCCGCGCGGATGCATTCCCGGTTCTGAAAGACCTGATTGTGGATCGCAGCGGGCTGGATGAAATCATTACTGAAGGCGGCTATGTGGCGGTTAAAACCGGTAATGCGCCGGAGGCCTCCACCACGCCGATCAAGAAGGAGCTTGCTGAAGCAGCCATGGATGCTGCGGAGTGTATCGGCTGCGGCGCCTGTGTGGCGTCCTGTCCGAACGGTTCAGCCATGCTGTTTACTTCGGCCAAGGTTTCCCAGTATGCCCTGTTGCCGCAGGGCCATCCGGAACGTGCAAAGCGCGTAAAAGCAATGGTTTCGAAAATGGATGAACTGGGCTTCGGCAACTGCTCGAATGAATACGAGTGTGCCGTGGCCTGCCCGAAAGGGATCGATGTGAAAAACATTGCACGCCTCAACCGTGAGTTCATCAAACACGGCTTTAAAAGCTAA
- a CDS encoding fumarate reductase/succinate dehydrogenase flavoprotein subunit: MKLDAKIPEGPMAEKWTNHKFNVKLVNPSNRRKYNIIVVGTGLAGASAAATLAEQGYNIDCFTYSDSPRRAHSIAAQGGINAAKNYPNDGDSVHRLFYDTVKGGDFRAREANVHRLAECSNLIIDHCVAQGIPFAREYGGYLANRSFGGAQVSRTFYARGQTGQQLLIGAYGALCKEIKSGGVKMHTRCEVIDIVVIDGQARGIISRNLVTGELTRHVADAVVLATGGYGNVFFLSTNAMNCNASAAWRAYKKGAAFANPCFTQIHPTCIPVHGEYQSKLTLMSESLRNDGRIWVPKKKGDTRPPEQIPEDERDYYLERKYPSFGNLVPRDLASRNAKVVCDEGRGVGPTGQAVYLDFAEAIQRLGKDVIEARYGNLFEMYNRITDDDPYETPMMIYPAVHYTMGGLWVDYNLMTTIPGLYALGECNFSDHGANRLGASALMQGLADGYFVIPNTINDYLATAKIEKATTDHEEFVKAEAAAKEKLDRLLAINGKRTVDDFHKELGHLLWNNCGMARNEKGLKEALEKIPQIREEFWKNLNVPGSADDLNQALEKANRVADFMEFAELMVKDALERKESCGGHFREESQTEEGEAKRDDENFCYVAAWEFQGLDKEPVLHKEPLEFEEVKLTQRSYK; encoded by the coding sequence ATGAAACTTGATGCAAAGATTCCAGAAGGCCCGATGGCCGAAAAATGGACCAACCATAAATTTAACGTGAAACTGGTCAATCCGTCCAACCGCCGAAAATACAATATTATTGTTGTCGGTACCGGCCTGGCGGGCGCTTCTGCGGCGGCCACGTTGGCGGAGCAGGGGTATAACATTGACTGCTTTACCTATTCCGACAGTCCGCGTCGTGCGCATTCGATTGCCGCTCAGGGCGGGATCAACGCGGCGAAAAATTATCCCAACGACGGCGATTCTGTTCACCGTCTTTTTTACGATACGGTAAAGGGCGGCGATTTCCGGGCCCGTGAAGCCAACGTGCATCGTCTGGCGGAATGTTCCAACCTGATCATCGACCACTGTGTGGCGCAGGGGATTCCGTTTGCGCGTGAATACGGCGGCTATCTGGCCAATCGTTCCTTCGGTGGCGCGCAGGTGTCCCGTACGTTCTATGCCCGCGGGCAGACCGGACAGCAGCTGCTGATCGGTGCCTACGGTGCACTCTGTAAAGAGATCAAATCGGGCGGTGTGAAAATGCACACCCGCTGTGAAGTGATTGATATTGTGGTGATCGACGGACAGGCGCGCGGTATTATCTCCCGCAATCTGGTGACCGGCGAACTGACCCGTCATGTGGCGGATGCCGTGGTACTGGCGACCGGCGGTTACGGTAACGTCTTCTTCCTTTCGACCAATGCGATGAACTGCAATGCTTCGGCGGCGTGGCGCGCGTATAAGAAAGGGGCGGCTTTTGCCAACCCGTGTTTCACGCAGATTCACCCGACCTGTATCCCGGTTCACGGTGAATATCAGTCGAAGCTGACGCTGATGTCTGAATCGCTGCGTAATGACGGCCGTATCTGGGTGCCGAAGAAAAAAGGCGATACCCGCCCGCCGGAACAGATTCCGGAGGATGAGCGCGATTATTATCTCGAACGTAAATATCCGAGTTTCGGTAACCTCGTTCCGCGCGACCTCGCTTCGCGTAACGCGAAAGTGGTCTGCGACGAAGGCCGCGGGGTCGGTCCGACAGGCCAGGCGGTTTACCTCGATTTTGCCGAAGCCATTCAGCGTCTTGGAAAAGATGTAATTGAAGCGCGCTACGGCAACCTGTTCGAAATGTACAATCGGATTACGGATGACGATCCGTATGAAACCCCGATGATGATCTATCCTGCGGTGCACTACACCATGGGCGGTCTCTGGGTGGACTACAATCTGATGACTACGATTCCGGGGCTTTATGCGCTGGGTGAGTGCAACTTCTCCGACCACGGGGCCAATCGTCTGGGTGCTTCCGCGCTTATGCAGGGGCTGGCCGATGGATATTTTGTGATCCCGAACACGATTAACGATTATCTTGCAACCGCGAAGATTGAAAAAGCGACCACTGACCACGAGGAATTCGTGAAGGCAGAGGCGGCCGCCAAGGAAAAACTCGACCGTCTGCTTGCCATTAACGGTAAACGTACCGTCGACGATTTCCACAAGGAACTCGGCCACCTGCTGTGGAACAACTGCGGTATGGCCCGTAACGAGAAGGGGTTGAAAGAAGCCCTTGAGAAAATTCCGCAGATCCGCGAGGAATTCTGGAAGAATCTCAATGTTCCGGGTTCTGCAGACGACCTGAACCAGGCACTGGAAAAAGCCAACCGCGTGGCAGACTTCATGGAGTTTGCCGAGCTGATGGTTAAAGATGCCCTTGAACGTAAGGAATCCTGCGGCGGCCACTTCCGGGAAGAGAGCCAGACCGAGGAAGGCGAAGCGAAGCGTGATGACGAAAACTTCTGCTACGTTGCGGCATGGGAATTCCAGGGATTGGATAAAGAGCCGGTTCTGCACAAAGAACCGCTTGAGTTCGAAGAAGTCAAACTTACACAGAGGTCGTACAAATAA
- a CDS encoding succinate dehydrogenase cytochrome b subunit has protein sequence MSIKTSILSSIGQKLLLATSGLIMFLLFLIPHMGGNILFLFGQDIFNSYAHHLHKLVPIVIGIEVLMLVSISVHMIMGIRVVLANKKAASKRVSQKSSKERSWAARLMPVSGGMIFIFIVKHLLDFTFTKKAEIDMHGQTGYDVYGMVLEKFQHPVHVAFYVLFMIAVGLHLSHALQSALQTYGIYVPREGSKIKKASTVIATLMAATFAIIPIIAFTR, from the coding sequence ATGAGTATAAAAACATCGATATTATCTTCGATAGGTCAGAAGCTGTTGCTGGCGACCTCCGGACTGATAATGTTTCTTCTGTTTCTGATCCCGCATATGGGAGGAAACATATTGTTTCTGTTTGGGCAGGATATCTTTAATTCCTACGCCCATCATCTGCACAAGCTGGTTCCGATTGTGATCGGGATCGAAGTGCTGATGCTTGTCTCAATCTCCGTGCACATGATTATGGGCATCCGGGTGGTGCTGGCCAATAAAAAGGCGGCGTCCAAGCGGGTTTCTCAGAAATCATCCAAAGAACGTTCATGGGCGGCACGCCTTATGCCGGTATCGGGGGGTATGATCTTCATTTTCATCGTGAAACATCTGCTCGATTTCACGTTTACAAAGAAGGCGGAAATCGACATGCACGGTCAAACAGGCTACGACGTTTACGGTATGGTTCTGGAAAAATTCCAGCATCCGGTTCACGTGGCGTTTTATGTTCTGTTCATGATTGCCGTCGGTCTGCACCTCAGCCATGCGCTGCAGAGTGCGCTCCAGACCTACGGTATTTATGTCCCGCGTGAAGGCAGCAAAATCAAAAAAGCCTCAACCGTTATTGCAACGCTTATGGCTGCGACGTTTGCCATCATTCCGATCATTGCTTTCACACGTTAA
- a CDS encoding IS110 family transposase — translation MDLDGNILVHRNIRNNDFAFFLKLVEPYRDDLTVTCESCFVCFWLADACEDAGIKFVLAHAYYVKSIAANKHKNDKEDARELAECLRTSRIPFAYVCPRDLRPVRKLLRRRNQFVKNRAELTGHSACEVMAAGNRPLTISSNSKERWREGVRSSFDNPVDSFTTDAELEIIESYDRVILKMEQRIEKHARDFQQQDYRLLRTAPGIGKILALTVLYETIDIKRFPAVKDYISYCRLVAGTNENGGKDFGGKGRKMGNPYLKWAFMQAAILCKRADPKLNTYYQKLERRKGKHTANAIIAAKIARAVYFMLDRRTGFSVDQLIKGRR, via the coding sequence ATGGATCTGGATGGGAACATTCTGGTCCATCGGAATATCCGGAACAATGATTTCGCCTTTTTCCTTAAACTGGTTGAGCCGTACAGGGATGATCTAACGGTAACGTGCGAGAGCTGCTTTGTCTGTTTCTGGCTGGCTGATGCCTGCGAGGATGCCGGGATCAAATTTGTTTTGGCTCATGCCTACTATGTTAAATCGATTGCGGCGAACAAGCATAAGAATGATAAGGAGGATGCCCGGGAACTGGCCGAGTGTTTGCGGACCAGCCGGATTCCATTCGCTTATGTCTGTCCCCGTGATCTGCGCCCGGTCCGCAAGCTGCTGCGCCGTCGAAACCAGTTCGTGAAGAACCGGGCCGAACTTACCGGCCATTCCGCCTGCGAGGTGATGGCTGCCGGAAACCGGCCCTTGACGATCAGCTCCAACAGCAAAGAGCGCTGGCGGGAAGGTGTGCGGTCGAGCTTTGATAACCCGGTGGACTCATTCACAACGGATGCGGAGCTGGAGATCATCGAAAGCTATGACCGGGTCATCCTTAAAATGGAGCAGCGGATCGAAAAACATGCCCGGGATTTTCAGCAGCAGGACTACCGCCTGCTCCGCACCGCTCCGGGCATTGGAAAAATACTCGCGCTGACCGTTCTCTACGAAACCATCGACATCAAACGTTTTCCAGCTGTGAAGGATTATATCAGCTACTGCCGCCTTGTGGCCGGTACCAATGAAAACGGAGGGAAGGACTTCGGCGGTAAGGGCCGCAAAATGGGCAATCCGTACCTAAAGTGGGCGTTCATGCAGGCGGCCATTCTCTGCAAACGGGCCGATCCGAAACTCAACACCTACTATCAGAAGCTCGAACGCAGAAAAGGCAAACACACTGCAAACGCAATTATAGCGGCCAAGATTGCCCGTGCCGTCTACTTCATGCTGGACCGCAGGACCGGCTTTTCAGTTGATCAGCTTATAAAGGGAAGACGATGA
- a CDS encoding type II toxin-antitoxin system Phd/YefM family antitoxin encodes MTTLTATEARKQLYNLLDDVSDSHEPIQITGKRNSAVLISESDWKAVQETLYLSSIPGMSESIKAGLAESVDNCDSELDW; translated from the coding sequence ATGACAACTTTAACTGCAACTGAAGCTCGCAAACAGCTATACAACCTATTGGATGATGTTTCCGACTCTCATGAACCAATCCAAATTACGGGTAAAAGAAATTCAGCAGTCCTTATTTCCGAATCAGATTGGAAAGCTGTTCAGGAAACTCTGTACCTTTCATCAATCCCCGGCATGAGTGAATCAATCAAAGCTGGATTGGCAGAATCAGTAGATAATTGTGATTCGGAGTTGGATTGGTGA
- a CDS encoding Txe/YoeB family addiction module toxin yields the protein MSWNIVYTNQAKRDAKKLSRSGLKPQAQKLLDILKENPYQNPPSYEKLVGDLSGAYSRRINIQHRLVYQVLEEIQSVKVIRMWSHYE from the coding sequence GTGAGTTGGAATATCGTTTACACCAATCAAGCCAAGCGAGATGCCAAAAAATTATCACGATCAGGATTAAAACCACAGGCACAAAAACTATTGGATATTCTTAAAGAGAATCCATATCAAAATCCGCCATCCTATGAAAAATTGGTTGGGGATTTATCCGGAGCGTATTCAAGAAGAATCAATATCCAGCACAGATTGGTTTATCAAGTTTTAGAAGAAATCCAATCCGTCAAAGTAATTCGGATGTGGAGCCATTACGAATAA
- a CDS encoding agmatine deiminase family protein encodes MKRRLPAEWEPQDAVLLVEPQPHMDWAYCLDDARATFFNIRKAIERFQPVLWVEDFDCNDTWSRDIAPVTIEENGNPVLLDFTFNGWGGKFPHNLDNTLTRRLHEAGAFGPTEIRPIDMILEGGSIESDGAGTLLTTTACLLNKNRNPDLSKTEIETRLTELFGLRKILWLENGHLAGDDTDSHIDTLARLAPDQTILYVSCSNPEDEHYENLQAMEAELKQFEGFRLLPLPWPAPKFDGNRRLPATYANYLVINGAVLVPTYNDPADALALETIGKAFPGREIIGIDCSTLIRQGGSLHCVTMQLPARVMP; translated from the coding sequence ATGAAAAGAAGACTGCCAGCAGAATGGGAACCGCAGGATGCCGTCCTGCTCGTTGAGCCACAACCGCACATGGACTGGGCCTACTGCCTCGACGACGCACGCGCCACCTTTTTCAATATCCGTAAAGCCATCGAACGCTTCCAGCCGGTCCTCTGGGTGGAAGACTTCGACTGCAACGACACCTGGAGCCGCGACATCGCCCCCGTCACCATCGAAGAAAACGGCAACCCCGTACTGCTCGATTTCACCTTTAACGGCTGGGGCGGAAAATTTCCCCACAACCTCGACAACACCCTCACCCGCCGCCTGCACGAAGCCGGCGCCTTCGGCCCAACCGAAATCCGCCCCATCGATATGATCCTCGAAGGAGGAAGTATTGAATCCGACGGCGCAGGCACCCTGCTCACCACCACCGCCTGTCTGCTCAATAAAAACCGCAACCCCGACCTTTCCAAAACCGAAATCGAAACCCGGCTCACCGAACTGTTCGGACTCCGTAAAATCCTCTGGCTCGAAAACGGCCACCTCGCCGGCGACGATACCGATTCCCACATCGACACCCTCGCCCGCCTTGCTCCCGACCAAACCATTCTTTACGTATCCTGCAGCAACCCGGAAGATGAACACTACGAAAACCTCCAGGCCATGGAAGCCGAACTGAAACAGTTTGAAGGCTTCCGGCTGCTTCCTCTCCCCTGGCCTGCACCAAAATTTGACGGTAACCGACGGCTGCCCGCCACCTACGCCAACTACCTCGTCATCAACGGAGCCGTCCTCGTCCCCACCTACAACGATCCCGCCGACGCCCTCGCCCTCGAAACCATCGGCAAAGCCTTCCCCGGCCGCGAAATCATCGGCATCGACTGCTCCACCCTCATCCGCCAGGGCGGCTCCCTCCACTGCGTCACCATGCAGCTCCCCGCAAGGGTAATGCCCTGA